A stretch of DNA from Deferribacterota bacterium:
GATATAGCAATATTAGCGGGTGATGCTCTTCTAACTAAGGCTTTTGAACTTATGCTTGACAGGAAGATAAATAGTGAAATAGAAATTGAAATCTTGTTAGAGGCAGCCCACAAGCTAAGCTGTGTAAGTGGATGTGAAGGTTTAGTATATGGACAATATTTGGATATTAGTAATAACTTAGATTCAAAGGGTTGTAATAAATTGGTTGAACAAATATATTTATTAAAAACTGCCAAACTTATATCTTACTGTGTTGAGATTGGAGCTATATTAGGCTATGGAACAGATATTGATAAAGAGAAGATGAGAGAGTATGGAAAGAATATAGGGATTGCCTTTCAAATAGTTGATGATATTCTTGATATTACATCTAATGTATCGCAATTAGGTAAAGATGTAGGCAAGGATAAGGAATTAAAAAAGATAACCTATCCTGCCATATATGGAATTGATAAATCAAAAAAATATGTAAGCGAGCTAATAAATGAAGCTGTTGATGTTGCTAGTTTTTATGGAAATGCTGCAAAACCACTTGTAGAGATAGCTAAATATATAGAAAATAGAAACAATTAAAATGAGTATACTTTATAGGTTGAATTCGCCAAATGATTTAAAGAAATTAAGTTATAAAGAATTAGGGTTAGTTGCTACTGAGGTTAGGGATTTAATTATAAAAACTGTTGCTAAAAATGGTGGTCATCTTGCCTCAAGCTTAGGAACTGTTGAGCTTACTATTGCCCTTTTAAGATATTTTGACATAGAAAGTGATAAAATAATTTGGGATGTAGGACATCAAGCATATCCTTTTAAAATATTAACTGATAGAAGGGATAATTTTCATACGCTTAGACAGTATAAAGGCATAAGTGGGTTTATTAAGTCTGGTGAAAGCCCTTACGATATATTCAGTGTTGGACATGCAGCTACTTCAATATCAGCATCTCTAGGTTTGAAGTGTGGCATGGAATATTTAAAAGAGAAGGGTCATGTTATAGCTGTTATTGGAGATGGGTCATTATCAAGTGGTTTAGCACTGGAGGCAATTAACAACCTAAACAATATAGACAAACAGCAGTTAATTATAATACTAAATGACAATGATATGTGTATAAGTCCAAATATTGGAGGTATTTCAAGTTATCTTTCAAAGATAATGAGTGGTGAAATCTATACAAGATTTAGGAAAGATATAAAGAATTTTTTTAAATATGCACCCCTTGGTGATCATTTATTACAATTTGCCAAGAAATTAGAAGAGGGAATAATTAGCTTGTTTACACCAGGGATATTTTTTGAGGTATTGGGCTTAAAGTATATTGGACCTGTAAATGGACACAACATAAAGGCTGTAGAGGATTCACTTCATAACGCAGCAATACAGTATAAACCAGTATTAATTCATGTTAGAACAAAGAAAGGGAAAGGTTACAAACCAGCAGAAGAGGATCCATCAAAATTCCATTCAATTTCTTCATTTGATATATCAACGGGGGCTACAATAAAGATAAAAAAAGAGGTAACTTACTCTGAGGTTGCAGGAAAAGTTGTATGTGATTTAGCCTCAAAAGATGACAAGGTTGTAGCTTTAACTGCTGCAATGACCAGTGGTGTTGGTTTAAACGATTTTAAGAAAAATTTCCCAAATAGATTTTATGATGTTGGGATTGCTGAAGAGCATGGAGTGGTATTTTCAGCTGGACTTGCAAAAGCCGGTTTAAAACCCTACTATTTTATATATTCAACTTTTTTGCAAAGAGCCTTTGATCAGATAATACATGATGTAGCCTTACAAAACTTGCCTGTTAGTATACTTATTGACAGGGCTGGTTTA
This window harbors:
- a CDS encoding farnesyl diphosphate synthase, whose amino-acid sequence is MFNVESYIKFWADKVDTFLEECLGETEGNKLLGSMRYSLFAGGKRLRPTLIYSSYGIFDSNFEKVTPFAAAVEMLHTYSLIHDDLPAMDNETYRRGKLSNHKVYGEDIAILAGDALLTKAFELMLDRKINSEIEIEILLEAAHKLSCVSGCEGLVYGQYLDISNNLDSKGCNKLVEQIYLLKTAKLISYCVEIGAILGYGTDIDKEKMREYGKNIGIAFQIVDDILDITSNVSQLGKDVGKDKELKKITYPAIYGIDKSKKYVSELINEAVDVASFYGNAAKPLVEIAKYIENRNN
- the dxs gene encoding 1-deoxy-D-xylulose-5-phosphate synthase, yielding MSILYRLNSPNDLKKLSYKELGLVATEVRDLIIKTVAKNGGHLASSLGTVELTIALLRYFDIESDKIIWDVGHQAYPFKILTDRRDNFHTLRQYKGISGFIKSGESPYDIFSVGHAATSISASLGLKCGMEYLKEKGHVIAVIGDGSLSSGLALEAINNLNNIDKQQLIIILNDNDMCISPNIGGISSYLSKIMSGEIYTRFRKDIKNFFKYAPLGDHLLQFAKKLEEGIISLFTPGIFFEVLGLKYIGPVNGHNIKAVEDSLHNAAIQYKPVLIHVRTKKGKGYKPAEEDPSKFHSISSFDISTGATIKIKKEVTYSEVAGKVVCDLASKDDKVVALTAAMTSGVGLNDFKKNFPNRFYDVGIAEEHGVVFSAGLAKAGLKPYYFIYSTFLQRAFDQIIHDVALQNLPVSILIDRAGLVGADGPTHHGVFDISMLRQIPNFVIMAPKDKFELEEMIKLSHNLNKPVAIRYPKGEVNNYNELNKNDIVFGKSEVIFNEGDIALVSVGHIFSEVFRLYKMLKEEIGSQTLINLRFIKPLDIDNLSKVLINKKLVVIAEENVLKGGAGEEITVFLNEISWSGKVLRFGFQDIFIEHGKINELRSLTGISAESMYKKLMLYIKEMVYK